The DNA window CCAATGCTGTCATTCCGATTGAAGCGAAGCGCAATGAGGAATCCCTTTAATGACAGCTTGTTTTTTTAGAAAAAACAAGAAATCCTCACTAACATCATCTCATTAAATGCAGCGAACCTTGTTTTTGAAAGGCTTCTCCATTTTCCAAGACTCCGGTGATGGTATAATAATAAACCCCCTGGCTGCACTGTCATTTCAGAATGAAGCGAAGCCTAAGGAAGAATCGCTATCAAAGTGCTTAAGTAGAACGAAGCCTATAAAACCACCCCAAAACCAATGCCAACCCAATAACCAATGCACATCCAATCACATTGTACCAAAGAAAACCAATATCAGAATAAAGGTAAAGCAAAATTACGGTTACCTGTGTGATAATGGCAGCAATGAAAACCTCCTTTGATTTTATTATTTTGATGTAAAAAGCTGAAAGAAAGATTCCAAGAATGGTTCCGTAGAATATGGAACCCAGAATATTTACCGCTTGAATCAGGTTATCGACCAGTGAAGCAAAAGTGGCAAATAAAATAGCTATAAGCCCCCAAAAAACAGTAAACCATTTGGATGCACTTAAGTAATGTTTATCAGAACCAGAAGGATTTATCCGCCTTTTGTATATATCAATTACGGTTGTAGAGGCAAGGGCATTAAGTTCTCCTGAGGTGGAGGACATTGCTGCAGAAAAAATTACTGCCAATAATAATCCAATAATACCGGTAGGAAGATATTTCATAATAAATGAAATAAAAATGTAATCAGTATCCTTTGCCTCAGAGCCTGGAATTGCATTTTTAATTATGCTTTGGCTTTCTTTTCGTAGTTTTTGGTCTAATTTCCCTGCAATCCTAATTTTGTTTGCAGCCTCTTTCGCTGTTAGATCATTTCCTGAGTTAAGAGCTGTAACATACTGATTAATCTGCTCTTTTTTGTATTGAAAGGTGCTTGCATGTGCTTTTTCCACTTCTCTCATTTCATCCTCAAAAGGAGTATTATAAACCTTTTGTGTTAAATTTTCATTGAAAAATACGGGCGATTGTTCAAATTGATAAAACACAAAAACCATTATCCCGGTAAATAAAATCAAGAATTGCATTGGTATTTTAACAATTCCATTGAACATTAATCCAAGTCGGCTTTCTTTCAATGATTTACCCGATAAATAACGCTGAACCTGTGATTGATCCGTTCCAAAATAGGACATGGCAAGAAATAAGCCTCCTGTAATTCCAGACCAAAAGGTATATCGGGTGGTAAAGTCAAAAGAAAAATCTACAACATTCATTTTTCCCATTGTGCCTGCAATGGAAACCGCATTGGAAAAAGTAATATGTTGGGGCAAAGAGTTTACAACAATAATAAATGCAATGGTCATACCTGCCAATATTACAAGCATTTGTTGTTTTTGCGTTTGGCTTACTGCCTTTGTTCCCCCAGCAACTGTATAGATTATTACCAGGAAACCAATAAATATGTTGGTGAAATTTAAATTCCATCCTAAAATAGAAGACAAAATAATAGCGGGTGCATAAATTGTAATTCCTGCTGCAAGCCCACGTTGCACTAAAAAAAGAAATGCAGCTAGTAATCTTGTTTTATAATCAAAGCGGTTTTCTAAATATTCATAAGCTGTATAAACCTTGAGTTTGTAGTAAATTGGCAGGATGGTAAAAGAAATTATTATCATGGCAATGGGCAAGCCAAAATAAAATTGGATAAAGCGCATGCCATCTTCAAAAGCCTGACCAGGAGTTGAAAGAAACGTAATAGCACTAGCCTGGGTGGCCATAATGGACAAGCCAATTGTATACCATTTCATCTCATTGTCACCCTTAAGGTAACCTTCAATGTTTTGGCTACCCCTGGACTTCCAGGTACCATAAATTACAATAAAGGCAAGGGTGCCAAACAGAATTATCCAATCAAGGTTTGCCATTGTAAACTAAAGTTAAAATGTAAAAACACAAGATTAAAACAGTTGTAAATGCAAGTACAAATAGGTACATGCCATTCCAGTTTTTAAAAAAGGGCGGTTTATCATTGTTTTCTTGCTCCACTCTGATTTGTATAAGATATTAGGTTTACAAATAAACGGTATGCTCCTGGAACTCCTGCTGGCAACTGTCTGAAGAAAGAAATACCTGTATAAATAAAACTTCCTTTTCCATAATGGGTCACTATTAAACTTCCATGTTGAGCTTTTTCATCCTTGTCGTGCATGGAAAATACTGTTTGATAATTTTCCTGAAAATCTTCAGCGAAATATATTCCTCTTTCCTGCACCCAGCCCTCAAAGTCCTGGGAAGTTATTTTATTTGGAAAATTTAATAAAGCATGTGTGGGCTTTGTAAATTCAACTTCCGCATTTTCATCAGTTACCCTGTTTCTGCCTATTTTAAAAGGATAAGGGCCTATCTGAAAATCAATAGTTCCGGTAAAATTGCTGGTATTATATTGTACAATAAGATTGCCTCCATTTTCAACAAATTGCAATAATTTCCTATTGCTCATTTTAAGTTTGTTGTTTGTATTATAGGCCCTGATTCCAGTAATTATCACTTTAAATTGATTTAAATCCAGCGCCTCTAGCATATCATCAGTTAAAATGGATACCTCATAACCCAGTTGTTCCAGGTAAATCGGAATGTCATCTGCTCCCGGTATATACGCAATTTTAATTTTGTTTAAAGAGATATCGAGTTGCGATAAACTCGATTTTGATTCATTAATAAGGGTCTGAACAGGAATGTGATCATAATTAATTCGGGTAATACTCTGATTAAAGGTTTTATTGTTGGAATTAGCAAGCGCTTTCATTTCAAAAGGCCCGGTAGAATTTGTGTCGGAGGGCGGAAGCACAATGAAATTAACTGCCATTTCTTCTTCTTTTTGATTTAATAAAAAAGATTGACTCTCGGGTTCTGATCTCCAACCCCGTGGAAGTATTAATTTTACATTTCCCGAAACATTCTCTTTACCTGCCTTAACGGTGAGGTTTACCAGGCTTTTTTCCTTCTTCTTAAATAAATAAACCTGCTTGTTGAAATTTACCATCACCTCTGGAATTACTTCAAAATCCCGGTATAGTTCTCCATCCACCGGGCTTACCCATTTATAAACTAAAGGACGGGTAAAATGCAATTCCTTATTTCCAACACTAAAAGTAAAAACCGCTTCAATTGTTGACGGACCTTTTGGTGCAGCTAAATTAAGCGTATCATTTATTTGAAATAATCCTTCTTGGGGCGTATCCTGCAACCAAAAGGGATTCGTATAATTTTTATCAAAAGGGATAACAAGTGAAATTGGAATTGTCAATGGTTCATGTTTTTTAATAGTTACATTAACTAAAGTATCTTTAATCCCTTTTATTGAAATGTTTTTTAAATTAAAATCCGCATTGTTTCTTATCAATACATATGCCTTGGTATTTATTTGCTGACCCGGATTTGCAGAATAAGTATCCACAAATGCTTCAAAAAATAAACCTGCACAATCTAAAATTATTTGCTCAAGTTCCTGCCTTTTTACGGTCTTTATTTCAGTGTTTTTAATCAGGTTTAATTGTTCATGGGCTTTTAAAAGATAGGGAATGCTTTTTTCAGGAGCCGATGGATTGTAATTTTTTATTGTTTCATCTATAGCC is part of the Bacteroidota bacterium genome and encodes:
- a CDS encoding sodium:solute symporter; amino-acid sequence: MANLDWIILFGTLAFIVIYGTWKSRGSQNIEGYLKGDNEMKWYTIGLSIMATQASAITFLSTPGQAFEDGMRFIQFYFGLPIAMIIISFTILPIYYKLKVYTAYEYLENRFDYKTRLLAAFLFLVQRGLAAGITIYAPAIILSSILGWNLNFTNIFIGFLVIIYTVAGGTKAVSQTQKQQMLVILAGMTIAFIIVVNSLPQHITFSNAVSIAGTMGKMNVVDFSFDFTTRYTFWSGITGGLFLAMSYFGTDQSQVQRYLSGKSLKESRLGLMFNGIVKIPMQFLILFTGIMVFVFYQFEQSPVFFNENLTQKVYNTPFEDEMREVEKAHASTFQYKKEQINQYVTALNSGNDLTAKEAANKIRIAGKLDQKLRKESQSIIKNAIPGSEAKDTDYIFISFIMKYLPTGIIGLLLAVIFSAAMSSTSGELNALASTTVIDIYKRRINPSGSDKHYLSASKWFTVFWGLIAILFATFASLVDNLIQAVNILGSIFYGTILGIFLSAFYIKIIKSKEVFIAAIITQVTVILLYLYSDIGFLWYNVIGCALVIGLALVLGWFYRLRST
- a CDS encoding PIG-L family deacetylase; translation: MRLFFLVLLMPFLAEAQPYKQADAAQIRLNIEKLKNPAKVLYIAAHPDDENTRLLSWMVSEKKCKTAYLSLTRGDGGQNLIGTEKAELLGIIRTQELLAARSVDGAEQFFSRAVDFGYSKKPEETFEKWGKDEILSDVVWVIRNFKPDIIITRFPTTGEGGHGHHTASAMLAVEAFEAAANQEKFPWQLKYTQLWQPKRLLWNTFQPQRNSNADTTDLLKLDVGGYNALLGSSYGEIASKSRSMHKSQGFGSARNRGPQIEWFKHLAGERAQKDIFENVILSVSKIQGGAGFEKAIDETIKNYNPSAPEKSIPYLLKAHEQLNLIKNTEIKTVKRQELEQIILDCAGLFFEAFVDTYSANPGQQINTKAYVLIRNNADFNLKNISIKGIKDTLVNVTIKKHEPLTIPISLVIPFDKNYTNPFWLQDTPQEGLFQINDTLNLAAPKGPSTIEAVFTFSVGNKELHFTRPLVYKWVSPVDGELYRDFEVIPEVMVNFNKQVYLFKKKEKSLVNLTVKAGKENVSGNVKLILPRGWRSEPESQSFLLNQKEEEMAVNFIVLPPSDTNSTGPFEMKALANSNNKTFNQSITRINYDHIPVQTLINESKSSLSQLDISLNKIKIAYIPGADDIPIYLEQLGYEVSILTDDMLEALDLNQFKVIITGIRAYNTNNKLKMSNRKLLQFVENGGNLIVQYNTSNFTGTIDFQIGPYPFKIGRNRVTDENAEVEFTKPTHALLNFPNKITSQDFEGWVQERGIYFAEDFQENYQTVFSMHDKDEKAQHGSLIVTHYGKGSFIYTGISFFRQLPAGVPGAYRLFVNLISYTNQSGARKQ